The following proteins are encoded in a genomic region of Opisthocomus hoazin isolate bOpiHoa1 chromosome 4, bOpiHoa1.hap1, whole genome shotgun sequence:
- the SLC7A14 gene encoding solute carrier family 7 member 14 has protein sequence MSRFFSRLDPRRVPWGAAGHALRARVLRTKPVESMLEGTGTAAAQGARLAKVLTTLDLISLGVGSCVGTGMYVVSGLVAKEMAGPGVIVSFIIAAVASILSGVCYAEFGVRVPKTTGSAYTYSYVTVGEFVAFFIGWNLILEYLIGTAAGASALSSMFDSLANHTISRWMINSVGTLNGLGKGEESYPDLLALVIAVIVTIIVAMGVKNSVGLNNVLNVINLVVWIFIMIAGLFYVKGDNWSEGQFLPFGWPGVLKGAATCFYAFIGFDIIATTGEEAKSPNTSIPYAITASLVTCLTAYVSVSIILTLMVPYDAIDTESPLMEMFVAHGFYAAKFIVAIGSVAGLTVSLLGSLFPMPRVIYAMAGDGLLFRFLSHISSYTETPVVACIVSGFLAALLSLLVSLRDLIEMMSIGTLLAYTLVSVCVLLLRYQPESDIDGFVKFLSEEHTKKKEGILADCEKEVCSPGSEGEEFAGPPTNTCGAKNLPSLGDNEMLIGKSDKSTYNVNHPNYGTVDMTSGIEADESENIYLIKLKKLIGPRYYTMRIHLGLPGKMDRPTAATGHTVTTCVLLLFVLMFIFCSFIIFGADYIYEQSWWAILLVVLMVLLIVVLVFVILQQPENPKKLPYMAPCLPFVPAFAMLVNIYLMLKLSTITWIRFAVWCFVGLLIYFGYGMWNSTLEISAREEALHQSTYQRYDVDVDPFSVDDGFSCTTEGEGYPGWGPSEDKGFSYQQMAGAKESHRTSSRSKSKGRHKPPSEALIANDELDYSPE, from the exons ATGAGCCGCTTCTTCTCACGCCTGGACCCGCGGCGGGTGCCGTGGGGAGCAGCAGGCCATGCCCTGCGTGCCCGCGTCCTGCGCACCAAGCCCGTGGAGTCAATGCTGGAGGGTACGGGGACCGCTGCTGCCCAGGGTGCCAGGCTGGCCAAGGTCCTCACGACCCTCGACCTCATCTCCCTTGGCGTTGGGAGCTGCGTGGGCACTGGCATGTATGTGGTGTCCGGCCTGGTGGCCAAGGAGATGGCAGGACCTGGGGTCATCGTTTCCTTCATCATTGCTGCTGTTGCCTCCATCTTGTCAG GCGTTTGCTATGCTGAGTTTGGCGTGCGGGTCCCCAAGACCACGGGCTCTGCCTACACCTACAGCTACGTGACGGTGGGGGAGTTCGTGGCGTTCTTCATTGGCTGGAACCTCATCCTGGAGTACCTGATCGGCACGGCCGCAGGCGCCAGTGCCCTCAGCAGCATGTTCGACTCGCTGGCCAACCACACCATCAGCCGCTGGATGATCAACAGCGTCGGGACCTTGAACGGACTAG ggaaaggagaggagtcGTACCCTGACCTTCTTGCTCTGGTCATTGCTGTCATTGTCACGATCATCGTGGCCATGGGGGTGAAGAACTCGGTGGGGCTGAACAACGTGCTCAATGTCATTAATCTGGTAGTCTGGATCTTCATCATGATTGCTGGTCTCTTCTATGTCAAAGGTGACAACTGGTCTGAAGGGCAATTCCTGCCGTTTGGATGGCCAGGG GTGCTCAAAGGGGCCGCGACGTGTTTCTACGCCTTCATCGGCTTTGACATCATCGCTACCACGGGAGAAGAAGCAAAAAGTCCCAACACCTCCATCCCCTATGCCATCACGGCCTCGCTCGTCACATGCTTGACGGCATATGTGTCC GTGAGCATCATCCTCACGCTGATGGTGCCCTACGACGCCATCGACACCGAGTCCCCGCTGATGGAAATGTTTGTGGCCCACGGCTTCTACGCAGCCAAGTTTATCGTTGCCATCGGGTCCGTGGCCGGCCTGACTGTCAGCTTACTGGGATCTCTCTTCCCAATGCCAAGAGTCATTTACGCCATGGCTGGTGACGGGCTGCTCTTCAG ATTTTTGTCCCACATCAGTTCTTACACAGAAACTCCTGTAGTGGCTTGTATCGTCTCCGGATTCCttgcagctctgctttccttGCTGGTCAGCCTGCGGGACCTGATAGAAATGATGTCCATCGGCACGCTGCTCGCCTACACGCTGGTCTCcgtctgtgtcctgctcctccGATACCAGCCCGAGAGTGACATTGATGGCTTCGTCAAATTCCTCTCCGAGGAGCACACCAAGAAGAAGGAGGGAATCCTGGCCGACTGCGAGAAGGAGGTTTGCTCCCCAGGGAGTGAAGGAGAAGAGTTTGCTGGCCCACCGACCAACACATGTGGGGCAAAAAATCTGCCGTCGCTGGGGGATAACGAGATGCTAATTGGGAAATCTGATAAATCCACCTACAACGTGAATCACCCCAACTATGGCACGGTTGACATGACCTCAGGGATAgaggcagatgagtctgagaataTCTACCTCATCAAGCTGAAGAAGTTGATTGGCCCTCGCTACTACACGATGAGGATCCACCTCGGACTGCCAGGGAAAATGGACCGCCCCACGGCAGCCACCGGCCACACGGTCACCACCTGCGTGCTCCTGCTCTTTGTCCTGATGTTCATCTTCTGCTCCTTCATCATTTTCGGGGCAGACTACATCTACGAGCAGAGCTGGTGGGCTATCCTCCTCGTCGTGCTGATGGTCCTGCTCATTGTCGTGCTGGTGTTTGTCATCTTGCAGCAGCCAGAAAACCCCAAGAAGCTGCCCTACATGGCACCTTGTCTGCCCTTCGTCCCTGCTTTTGCTATGCTGGTGAATATCTATCTCATGCTGAAGCTCTCCACAATCACATGGATCCGATTCGCCGTCTGGTGTTTTGTGG GTCTGCTCATCTACTTTGGCTACGGGATGTGGAACAGCACGCTGGAGATCAGCGCCCGGGAGGAGGCCCTCCACCAGAGCACCTACCAGCGCTACGATGTGGACGTTGACCCCTTCTCCGTGGATGATGGCTTCTCCTGCACCACCGAGGGTGAGGGCTACCCAGGCTGGGGTCCCTCCGAGGACAAGGGCTTCTCATACCAGCAAATGGCAGGAGCAAAGGAAAGCCATCGGACGAGTAGCAGGTCGAAAAGCAAAGGCAGGCACAAACCGCCGTCAGAGGCTCTCATCGCCAATGACGAGTTGGACTACTCGCCCGAGTag